The Cryptomeria japonica chromosome 9, Sugi_1.0, whole genome shotgun sequence DNA segment ttttcaattgaaCTATAAActccaattttttataaaaataaggtGAACCTCAAAAAGAAGTGGGAAAAGCAAGGTATGCAATTTTGATCATTAGAATGTCTGAAATAGATAATATGATGTTGACCACGTGGGTAGGCATGGTTGGCTGAGATGAAAGCTGGCAATCTGTGGAGGAAATGGTTTTATCGAAATCCATTGGCATGAAGATGGGCACCACAAATTTAGTTATCCATTGATATACATAATCGACCTATACCATCTCTCTTTTGAATCACAGGAAGAGGAGAAGGAGGTCTAGTTGTCCATGGCTCTGGCGTCCTCCACAACAGCTGCCATTATGGCAGCACTGGCACCAGCACAAGCACGGGCATCCCTCTCTCATTCTCATTCTCACTCCAGACCAAGAGTCTCTCCTCTACATTCCTCCTCACCACTGCCATCATTCAAGGTTTGTGTTTGTATCCTtcaatcattctgcacgtgaaaaATTAGTACCCAATTGGTGATGTGGAGGCCTTGAATTAACCACAGGTGGTTTCACATGATACAGAGGACAGAATTTTGTGGGCTGAATTCACTCTCTCCTTCAGTAAAATTCTACGGACAGGGACGTCAGAGCTCAGCCTTCCAAGACGCACTTGCCCATCAGCTTACAGCTAAGGTGAGTAATTGTTATGTGCTTGATTGATTGGTGCTTAAATTTTTTCAGTGGGTTCCTAATGTTCATGGATGTTGAGTCAGGCTACAAATTCTGTGTCTGTAAAACTAGAAACTGTGGCTAAATTGAAAGTGGCCATCAATGGATTCGGGCGTATTGGCCGCAATTTCCTTCGCTGTTGGCATGGCCGCAAGGATTCACCCCTTGAGGTTATTGTAGTTAATGACAGTGGTGGTGTTAAGAATGTAAGTGAACTTCTTCTTTCACCTTGAATAGCTTTTTTCTTGTCTGTCAGTTTTACcaaggatttgaattttgattcATCTGGCAGGCTTCTCATCTTCTGAAATACGACTCCATGCTGGGCACTTTTAAAGCTGATGTGAAGATTGTGGACAATGAAACTATAAGCGTCGATGGAAAACCGATCAAAGTGGTTTCAAACAGAGATCCCCTGAAGCTGCCATGGGCAGAGCTCGGAATTGACATTGTCATTGAGGTAGTTATGAGATTTTCTGTATCATGTACCCTCTGGAATTTGTAAATAGGCATTAGGATTATAGTGGTGTGGTGATTGCAGGGCACTGGAGTGTTCGTTGATGGACCAGGGGCTGGGAAACATATTCAGGCCGGGGCGAGGAAGGTAATCATTACAGCTCCTGCTAAGGGTGCTGACATCCCAACATATGTTGTGGGTGTCAATGAAGGCGATTACGCCGATGAGGTTTCCAACATTATCAGGTACTCTTTGGACGTTGGATCCATTCCCATTGCCATTCACCTCGAAACTTTTACACAAATACCTTTAGGTATTACAATCTGTTCAATTGAGATAAAGATTTTTTTGTTCATTCTTTACATGGGAATTAAATGTCATTATGCTGGAATTCAATGTAAGAGTTGGTATATAAGGCTCTTTATTATACTAGATTTGGCTGAAAATATAGTTATTCAAAATTGAAGAGTTTCAACGAATGCACAAGGTCGGTCAATTAAGAGAATAATGATATTCTATTAAAAGATGTTTTGTAGTGAAAGGATTTAGATTACAAAGAGAATATTTTGATTATATAAATCAAGATAGATATCTAAGTATATAAGATATAACATGCATCTTAATCTTATGAATTGagacataaaataataaaatatcttaTGTATATCTTAAATAACCTGATTCTTATTAGATGCTGTTCACACCAAGTTGACTCTGATTCTTTTGGGCTTGTTTCTGATTTAGTGGTGCAACTTAATGTGCAGCAATGCCTCCTGCACAACAAACTGCCTTGCTCCATTCGTCAAGGTCCTGGACAAAGAGTTCGGTAAGCAGCAGTTCATAATATTTCAATGTTGCCCCAAATCCCCAAATCAAGATGTGGACTTATGAGACCCTGTGACTAATATCCAGCGTTCTCTGTGCAGGTATTGTGAAAGGAACAATGACAACAACACACTCTTACACAGGGGACCAGGTGGGTATTACTGATTCACAGCATCAACGTTAAGATTGAGTTACAGAGCATGAATAATGAGTAATGGGTGTTGCAAATTGTAGAGGCTTCTGGACGCATCTCACAGGGACTTGAGGAGAGCCAGAGCAGCAGCCCTGAACATAGTTCCAACCAGCACAGGGGCAGCCAAG contains these protein-coding regions:
- the LOC131079570 gene encoding glyceraldehyde-3-phosphate dehydrogenase B, chloroplastic is translated as MALASSTTAAIMAALAPAQARASLSHSHSHSRPRVSPLHSSSPLPSFKRTEFCGLNSLSPSVKFYGQGRQSSAFQDALAHQLTAKATNSVSVKLETVAKLKVAINGFGRIGRNFLRCWHGRKDSPLEVIVVNDSGGVKNASHLLKYDSMLGTFKADVKIVDNETISVDGKPIKVVSNRDPLKLPWAELGIDIVIEGTGVFVDGPGAGKHIQAGARKVIITAPAKGADIPTYVVGVNEGDYADEVSNIISNASCTTNCLAPFVKVLDKEFGIVKGTMTTTHSYTGDQRLLDASHRDLRRARAAALNIVPTSTGAAKAVSLVLPQLKGKLNGIALRVPTPNVSVVDLVINVEKKGISAEDVNSAFREAAEGPLKGILAVCDVPLVSVDFRCSDVSSTVDSSLTMVMGDDMVKVVAWYDNEWGYSQRVVDLAHLVASKWPGIAKGGSGDPLDEFCKTNPETDECRVYEA